One segment of Curtobacterium poinsettiae DNA contains the following:
- a CDS encoding malate:quinone oxidoreductase — protein sequence MAEQHVDPIDVVLIGGGIMSATLGAIIHRLEPSWKIRVYERLGTVAQESSNPWNNAGTGHSALCELNYTPELPDGRVDIAKAVTVNEQFQVSRQFWAHLVETGVLPEPTNFINPTPHISFVWGEANVAYMRARYEAMRDHPLFAGIEFSDDPAQIRRWAPALIPGRRKDQPIAATYSAAGSDVDFGSLTRQLFDQLEIDGVEFEPSHQVTNLTRSKVSEGWVLNVRNEIGRSTQRIAAKFVFVGAGGGALHLLQKSGIPEIRGYGGFPVSGEFLRTDDPEVVQKHSAKVYGKASVGAPPMSVPHLDTRIVDGGSSLMFGPYAGFSPKFLKQGSVLDLFRSIRPHNLRPMLSVAFSNFDLVRYLVGQLLASKRTKFEALRDFMPSAEPEHWHRITAGQRVQVIKPDKDKGGVLQFGTEVITAADGSIAGLLGASPGASTAVPIMLTMLRRCFPDRWDGWQDDVRAMVPTYGKDLGDDPELADATLERTAKVLGLHH from the coding sequence GTGGCAGAGCAGCATGTGGACCCCATCGACGTCGTCCTGATCGGCGGAGGCATCATGAGTGCCACGCTCGGGGCCATCATCCACCGGCTCGAGCCCAGCTGGAAGATCCGCGTGTACGAGCGGCTCGGCACGGTGGCGCAGGAGTCCTCGAACCCGTGGAACAACGCGGGTACCGGGCACTCGGCACTGTGCGAGCTGAACTACACGCCGGAACTGCCGGACGGCCGCGTCGACATCGCGAAGGCCGTCACGGTCAACGAGCAGTTCCAGGTCTCGCGGCAGTTCTGGGCGCACCTGGTCGAGACCGGCGTGCTGCCGGAGCCCACGAACTTCATCAACCCCACCCCGCACATCTCCTTCGTGTGGGGCGAGGCCAACGTCGCCTACATGCGCGCCCGGTACGAGGCGATGCGTGACCACCCGCTCTTCGCGGGCATCGAGTTCTCGGACGACCCGGCGCAGATCCGGCGGTGGGCGCCGGCGCTCATCCCGGGTCGCAGGAAGGACCAGCCGATCGCGGCGACCTACTCGGCGGCCGGCTCGGACGTCGACTTCGGGTCGCTCACCCGCCAGCTCTTCGACCAGCTCGAGATCGACGGTGTCGAGTTCGAGCCCTCGCACCAGGTCACCAACCTGACCCGGTCGAAGGTGTCCGAGGGCTGGGTGCTGAACGTCCGCAACGAGATCGGCCGGTCGACGCAGCGCATCGCCGCGAAGTTCGTCTTCGTCGGCGCCGGTGGTGGGGCCCTGCACCTGCTGCAGAAGTCCGGCATCCCGGAGATCCGCGGCTACGGCGGCTTCCCGGTGTCGGGCGAGTTCCTGCGCACCGACGATCCCGAGGTCGTGCAGAAGCACTCCGCCAAGGTCTACGGCAAAGCCAGCGTCGGTGCCCCGCCGATGTCGGTGCCGCACCTCGACACCCGCATCGTCGACGGTGGTTCGTCGCTGATGTTCGGGCCGTACGCCGGGTTCAGCCCGAAGTTCCTGAAGCAGGGTTCGGTCCTCGACCTGTTCCGCTCGATCCGGCCGCACAACCTCCGCCCGATGCTGAGCGTCGCGTTCTCGAACTTCGACCTGGTCCGCTACCTGGTCGGCCAGCTCCTCGCATCGAAGCGCACCAAGTTCGAGGCGCTCCGCGACTTCATGCCGAGCGCCGAACCCGAGCACTGGCACCGGATCACCGCGGGGCAGCGCGTCCAGGTGATCAAGCCCGACAAGGACAAGGGTGGTGTGCTGCAGTTCGGCACCGAGGTCATCACCGCCGCCGACGGCTCGATCGCCGGCCTGCTCGGGGCGTCCCCGGGTGCCTCGACGGCCGTGCCGATCATGCTGACGATGCTGCGCCGGTGCTTCCCGGACCGGTGGGAC
- a CDS encoding aspartate-semialdehyde dehydrogenase: protein MSTLTVAVVGATGQVGAVMRRLLEERAFPADRVRFFASARSAGTTLPFRGEQIVVEDSELADPSGIDIALFSAGATASRALAPKFAAAGALVVDNSSAWRMDPDVPLVVSEVNPHAIDQAPKGIIANPNCTTMAIMPVLKVLDTESGLRRLVATTYQAVSGSGLAGVEELLGQATAALEQDTAALTHDGSAVTFPEPVKYVRPIAFDVVPLAGSIVEDGLGETDEEKKLRNESRKILELPDLLVAGTCVRVPVFTGHSISVHAEFERPLSPERATEILSSAPGVELSEVPTPLQAAGQDPAFVGRIRADQSAPEGRGLVLFVSNDNLRKGAALNAVQIAETIVARRSVDA from the coding sequence ATGAGCACCCTCACCGTCGCCGTCGTCGGCGCCACCGGCCAGGTCGGCGCCGTGATGCGTCGCCTGCTCGAAGAGCGCGCGTTCCCGGCCGACCGGGTCCGCTTCTTCGCGAGCGCCCGTTCCGCCGGTACGACGCTGCCGTTCCGGGGCGAGCAGATCGTGGTCGAGGACTCCGAGCTCGCCGACCCGTCCGGCATCGACATCGCGCTGTTCTCCGCCGGGGCCACCGCCTCGCGGGCCCTCGCGCCGAAGTTCGCCGCCGCCGGGGCACTCGTCGTCGACAACTCGAGCGCCTGGCGCATGGACCCCGACGTCCCGCTCGTCGTGAGCGAGGTGAACCCGCACGCCATCGACCAGGCGCCGAAGGGGATCATCGCGAACCCGAACTGCACGACCATGGCGATCATGCCGGTGCTCAAGGTGCTCGACACCGAGTCCGGGCTCCGCCGACTCGTCGCCACGACCTACCAGGCGGTCTCGGGTTCCGGGCTCGCCGGGGTCGAGGAACTCCTGGGCCAGGCGACGGCCGCGCTCGAGCAGGACACCGCCGCGCTGACGCACGACGGATCCGCCGTGACGTTCCCCGAGCCGGTCAAGTACGTCCGCCCGATCGCCTTCGACGTCGTGCCGCTCGCCGGCAGCATCGTCGAGGACGGCCTGGGCGAGACCGACGAGGAGAAGAAGCTCCGGAACGAGAGCCGGAAGATCCTCGAACTCCCCGACCTGCTCGTCGCCGGCACCTGCGTGCGCGTCCCCGTGTTCACCGGGCACTCCATCTCGGTGCATGCCGAGTTCGAGCGTCCGCTGTCGCCCGAGCGCGCCACCGAGATCCTGTCGAGCGCGCCCGGGGTCGAGCTCTCCGAGGTCCCGACCCCGCTGCAGGCCGCCGGCCAGGACCCGGCGTTCGTCGGCCGCATCCGCGCCGACCAGTCCGCGCCCGAGGGCCGCGGCCTCGTCCTGTTCGTCAGCAACGACAACCTGCGGAAGGGCGCCGCGCTCAACGCGGTGCAGATCGCGGAGACGATCGTCGCGCGCCGTTCCGTCGACGCGTAG
- a CDS encoding aspartate kinase: protein MALIVQKFGGSSVADAESIKRVAKRIVETKKAGNDVVVAVSAMGDTTDELVDLAHSVTPIPAGRELDMLLTAGERISMALLAMAIKSLGVEASSYTGSQAGMLTDAQHGKARIVDVTPKRVREALDSGHVAIVAGFQGFNRTTGEITTLGRGGSDTTAVALAAALDADVCEIYTDVDGIFTADPRVVPKARKVDRVTSEEMLELAASGAKVLYIRAVEYARRHGVTLHVRSSFNNNEGTIVYNPAEGETVEEPIITGIAGDLSEGKITVVGVPDQPGKAAEIFTNVARAGANIDMIVQNVSAASTGRTDISFTLPKDQGQTVLTALEVAKADIGYESIQYDDQIGKLALVGAGMRTNAGVSAQLFRALHDASINIEMISTSEIRISVVTRADTLNEAMRVVHSAFGLDADAEAVVYAGTGR, encoded by the coding sequence GTGGCCTTGATCGTGCAGAAGTTCGGTGGTTCATCCGTCGCGGACGCCGAGAGCATCAAGCGCGTGGCGAAGCGGATCGTCGAGACGAAGAAGGCCGGCAACGACGTGGTCGTGGCGGTGTCGGCGATGGGCGACACCACCGACGAACTCGTCGACCTCGCGCACTCCGTCACGCCGATCCCCGCCGGCCGTGAGCTCGACATGCTCCTGACCGCGGGGGAGCGCATCTCGATGGCGCTGCTCGCGATGGCGATCAAGAGCCTCGGGGTCGAAGCGTCGTCCTACACCGGCAGCCAGGCCGGCATGCTCACCGACGCGCAGCACGGCAAGGCGCGCATCGTCGACGTCACCCCGAAGCGCGTGCGTGAGGCGCTCGACTCCGGTCACGTCGCGATCGTCGCCGGGTTCCAGGGCTTCAACCGCACCACGGGCGAGATCACCACGCTCGGTCGAGGCGGCTCGGACACCACGGCCGTCGCCCTCGCCGCTGCACTCGACGCCGACGTCTGCGAGATCTACACCGACGTCGACGGCATCTTCACCGCCGACCCCCGTGTCGTGCCGAAGGCACGCAAGGTCGACCGCGTCACCAGCGAGGAGATGCTCGAGCTCGCAGCCTCGGGTGCCAAGGTCCTGTACATCCGCGCCGTCGAGTACGCCCGGCGGCACGGCGTCACCCTGCACGTCCGGTCCTCGTTCAACAACAACGAGGGCACCATCGTCTACAACCCTGCCGAGGGGGAAACCGTGGAAGAACCGATCATCACCGGGATCGCCGGAGACCTCTCCGAGGGCAAGATCACCGTCGTGGGGGTCCCGGACCAGCCGGGCAAGGCCGCCGAGATCTTCACGAACGTCGCGCGCGCCGGGGCGAACATCGACATGATCGTCCAGAACGTGTCGGCAGCCTCGACCGGGCGGACGGACATCTCCTTCACCCTGCCGAAGGACCAGGGTCAGACCGTGCTGACGGCGCTCGAGGTCGCGAAGGCCGACATCGGTTACGAGAGCATCCAGTACGACGACCAGATCGGCAAGCTCGCCCTGGTCGGTGCCGGCATGCGCACGAACGCCGGCGTCTCGGCGCAGCTGTTCCGCGCCCTGCACGACGCATCGATCAACATCGAGATGATCTCCACGTCCGAGATCCGCATCTCGGTCGTGACCCGCGCCGACACCCTGAACGAGGCGATGCGCGTCGTGCACAGTGCGTTCGGCCTCGACGCCGACGCCGAGGCCGTCGTCTACGCCGGTACCGGCCGCTGA
- the recR gene encoding recombination mediator RecR yields the protein MYDGIVQDLIDEFGRLPGIGPKSAQRIAFHILQTESFDPSRLSELLADVKERVRFCEICGNVTENVQCSICRDPRRSPATICVVEEAKDVAAIERTREFRGLYHVLGGAISPIDGIGPDDLRIQQLMTRLADGTVAEVIIATDPNLEGEATATYLSRLLVPMGIRTTRLASGLPVGGDLEYADEVTLGRAFEGRRVVGG from the coding sequence ATGTACGACGGGATCGTCCAGGACCTCATCGACGAGTTCGGTCGCCTGCCCGGCATCGGCCCGAAGTCGGCGCAGCGCATCGCCTTCCACATCCTGCAGACCGAGTCGTTCGACCCGAGCCGGCTGTCCGAGCTGCTCGCCGACGTCAAGGAGCGCGTCCGCTTCTGCGAGATCTGCGGCAACGTCACCGAGAACGTCCAGTGCAGCATCTGCCGCGACCCGCGCCGCTCGCCGGCCACGATCTGCGTGGTGGAAGAGGCGAAGGACGTCGCGGCGATCGAGCGCACCCGCGAGTTCCGCGGGCTGTACCACGTGCTCGGCGGGGCGATCAGCCCGATCGACGGCATCGGACCGGACGACCTGCGCATCCAGCAGCTCATGACGCGTCTGGCCGACGGCACCGTGGCCGAGGTCATCATCGCGACCGACCCGAACCTCGAGGGCGAGGCGACGGCGACCTACTTGAGCAGGCTGCTCGTCCCGATGGGGATCCGCACCACCCGGCTCGCGTCGGGGCTGCCGGTCGGCGGCGACCTGGAGTACGCCGACGAGGTCACGCTCGGTCGTGCCTTCGAGGGGCGCCGCGTCGTCGGCGGCTGA
- a CDS encoding DNA polymerase III subunit gamma and tau, whose protein sequence is MVTALYRRYRPENFAELIGQSQVTDPLRTALRTNRVNHAYLFSGPRGCGKTTSARILARCLNCAEGPTDTPCGVCPSCVELARDGSGSLDVIEIDAASHNGVDDARDLRDRAVFAPARDRYKIFILDEAHMVTPQGFNALLKLVEEPPEHVKFIFATTEPEKVIGTIRSRTHHYPFRLVPPAAMLEYVEQLCTQESVSVAPGVLPLVVRAGGGSVRDTLSLLDQLMAGSEDGAIAYERAVALLGYTDAALLDDVVDALAVADPASAFAAIDRVVQTGQDPRRFVEDLLERLRDLIVVAATNESAAAVLRGVSPEELDTMSRQAGVFGATGLSRSADIANRALTEMTGATSPRLHLELMTARMLVPEADDTQRGALARVERLERRVGVGDAGGHDAGVGEQSAPAPAVAAAPRREQPAAAAPAAPAPSLAPTPAPAAARTTAQRPVEQPAAPQADSGAVARDAAASWAAVAPSTPGAPAPTSTEPAKSEPAKSEPAKSEPAKSEPSKPEPAKPAAEPVSPSSTGQGTTIGDEPAVRTVGAVGFQQMRDSWPQIVEHVQHAKRSAWSVVVTAQVTALRDDVLTLTFPSQQDVASFKEMSDPSASVSELLRAAIVDVLGLRVKFVARGPGQQQRPQQQAPAQQAAPAQRPAPATQGRCRSHADGRPCHGVAGRVGNARVDDSSRADGGAGTEVRAGAEGNADRVRAAAQPGTD, encoded by the coding sequence GTGGTCACCGCCCTGTATCGCCGTTACCGGCCCGAGAACTTCGCCGAGCTGATCGGGCAGTCGCAGGTCACCGACCCGCTCCGCACGGCGCTCCGCACGAACCGCGTCAACCATGCCTACCTGTTCAGCGGGCCCCGTGGCTGCGGCAAGACGACCTCGGCCCGCATCCTCGCGCGCTGCCTGAACTGCGCCGAGGGCCCGACCGACACCCCGTGCGGCGTCTGCCCGAGCTGCGTGGAACTCGCCCGCGACGGCAGCGGTTCACTCGACGTCATCGAGATCGACGCCGCGAGCCACAACGGTGTCGACGACGCGCGTGACCTGCGCGACCGGGCCGTGTTCGCGCCGGCTCGCGACCGCTACAAGATCTTCATCCTCGACGAAGCGCACATGGTGACGCCGCAGGGCTTCAACGCGCTGCTCAAGCTGGTCGAGGAACCGCCGGAGCACGTCAAGTTCATCTTCGCGACGACCGAGCCCGAGAAGGTCATCGGCACCATCCGGTCGCGCACCCACCACTACCCGTTCCGGCTCGTCCCGCCCGCGGCGATGCTCGAGTACGTCGAGCAGCTCTGCACGCAGGAGTCCGTGTCGGTGGCCCCCGGCGTCCTGCCCCTGGTGGTGCGCGCCGGCGGTGGGTCCGTCCGCGACACCCTGTCGCTGCTCGACCAGCTCATGGCCGGCAGTGAAGACGGTGCGATCGCCTACGAGCGTGCCGTGGCCCTGCTCGGCTACACCGACGCCGCCCTGCTCGACGACGTCGTCGACGCCCTGGCCGTCGCCGACCCGGCGTCCGCGTTCGCTGCGATCGACCGGGTCGTCCAGACCGGACAGGACCCCCGGCGCTTCGTCGAGGACCTGCTCGAGCGCCTGCGCGACCTGATCGTCGTCGCGGCGACGAACGAGAGCGCCGCCGCCGTCCTGCGCGGGGTCTCACCGGAAGAACTCGACACCATGAGCCGCCAGGCCGGGGTCTTCGGTGCGACCGGGCTCTCCCGCTCAGCCGACATCGCGAACCGGGCCCTCACCGAGATGACCGGCGCGACCTCGCCCCGGTTGCACCTCGAACTCATGACGGCCCGGATGCTCGTGCCCGAGGCCGACGACACCCAGCGCGGAGCCCTCGCCCGCGTGGAGCGGCTGGAACGTCGTGTCGGGGTGGGCGACGCCGGTGGGCACGACGCCGGCGTCGGCGAGCAGTCCGCTCCCGCTCCCGCCGTCGCCGCTGCACCGCGTCGTGAGCAGCCGGCAGCCGCGGCACCCGCAGCGCCTGCTCCCTCCCTCGCCCCGACGCCCGCTCCTGCAGCGGCTCGTACGACGGCCCAGCGTCCCGTCGAGCAGCCCGCCGCGCCGCAGGCCGACTCCGGCGCCGTGGCTCGCGACGCCGCAGCGTCGTGGGCAGCGGTCGCTCCGAGTACTCCCGGGGCGCCTGCGCCGACCTCGACCGAGCCCGCGAAGTCAGAGCCCGCGAAGTCAGAGCCCGCGAAGTCAGAGCCCGCGAAGTCAGAGCCGTCCAAGCCGGAGCCCGCGAAGCCCGCGGCCGAGCCGGTCAGCCCGTCGTCCACCGGCCAGGGCACGACGATCGGTGACGAGCCCGCCGTCCGGACCGTCGGTGCGGTCGGCTTCCAGCAGATGCGCGACTCCTGGCCGCAGATCGTCGAGCACGTGCAGCACGCCAAGCGTTCGGCGTGGTCGGTGGTCGTCACGGCGCAGGTCACCGCGCTGCGTGACGACGTGCTGACGCTGACGTTCCCGAGCCAGCAGGACGTCGCCTCGTTCAAGGAGATGTCCGACCCGTCGGCCAGCGTCAGCGAACTGCTGCGCGCTGCCATCGTGGACGTCCTCGGGCTCCGGGTGAAGTTCGTCGCCCGCGGTCCCGGACAGCAGCAGCGTCCCCAGCAGCAGGCTCCGGCACAGCAGGCCGCACCGGCCCAGCGTCCGGCCCCCGCCACGCAGGGCCGCTGCCGCTCCCACGCCGACGGCCGCCCCTGCCACGGAGTCGCAGGCCGCGTCGGCAACGCCCGAGTCGACGACAGCTCCCGCGCCGACGGCGGCGCCGGCACCGAAGTCCGCGCCGGCGCCGAAGGCAACGCCGACCGCGTCCGCGCCGCAGCGCAGCCAGGCACCGACTGA
- a CDS encoding SDR family oxidoreductase, producing the protein MKIAIAGGHGQIALLLARQITDAGHDAVAIVRNPAHVADVEQQGARAIVADLEQLGDDDLALRLRGVDAVVFAAGAGPNSGAERKLTVDRDGAILLADAAERAGIERYVMISAMAADTYDPELAVVPAQDDAAVFQVYLRAKAEADANLRARRLRWTIVRPGGLLDTPPQGTVDVGRTVPRGSIPRADVATVVLHALLDDAAVGVQFEVTSGDTPIPAALDALT; encoded by the coding sequence ATGAAGATCGCCATCGCCGGAGGACACGGCCAGATCGCCCTGCTCCTCGCCCGCCAGATCACCGACGCCGGCCACGACGCCGTCGCGATCGTCCGCAACCCCGCGCACGTGGCCGACGTCGAGCAACAGGGGGCGCGTGCGATCGTCGCCGACCTGGAGCAGCTCGGCGACGACGACCTGGCGCTCCGCCTGCGCGGTGTCGATGCCGTGGTGTTCGCCGCCGGTGCCGGGCCGAACAGCGGCGCCGAGCGGAAGCTCACCGTCGACCGTGACGGTGCCATCCTGCTCGCCGACGCCGCCGAGCGTGCCGGCATCGAGCGCTACGTGATGATCTCCGCGATGGCGGCCGACACCTACGACCCCGAGCTCGCCGTCGTGCCCGCGCAGGACGACGCCGCGGTGTTCCAGGTCTACCTGCGGGCGAAGGCCGAGGCGGACGCGAACCTGCGGGCCCGACGCCTCCGCTGGACGATCGTGCGTCCCGGCGGCCTGCTCGACACGCCGCCGCAGGGCACCGTCGACGTCGGTCGGACGGTACCGCGCGGCTCGATCCCCCGCGCGGACGTCGCGACCGTGGTCCTGCACGCCCTGCTCGACGACGCGGCTGTCGGCGTGCAGTTCGAGGTCACCAGCGGCGACACCCCGATCCCGGCGGCGCTGGACGCACTCACCTGA
- a CDS encoding acetate/propionate family kinase, which yields MTAALVVNSGSSSFKYQLIELEDERTLASGLVERIGESAGAWKHTNALTGESSSNDSASVPDHAAGFQAMIDAFAKVGPSFDEHPPAVVGHRVVHGGTTFDRATVVTDEVEQQIEDLNSLAPLHNPANLEGIRAAKQVFSDVPHVAVFDTAFHQTMPPHAYTYAIPADLAAEYGIRRYGMHGTSHKYVSEQAAEFLDRPLAELKTIVLHLGNGASVAAIDGGRSIETSMGLTPLEGLVMGTRSGDLDPAVLIHLHREAGMTFDELDTMLNKQSGLLGLTGNGDMRDVQDAATKGDEQAEAALAVYRHRIRRYVGAYTAQLGGLDAVVFTAGVGENNALLRRRVLAGLEHLGIEIDPDRNELASRDARRISTDGSRVAVLVIPTNEELEIARQSAAVAL from the coding sequence GTGACCGCAGCCCTCGTCGTCAACTCCGGCTCGAGTTCGTTCAAGTACCAGCTCATCGAACTCGAGGACGAGCGCACGCTCGCCTCAGGGCTCGTCGAGCGCATCGGCGAGTCCGCCGGGGCCTGGAAGCACACCAACGCGCTGACGGGGGAGTCGTCGTCGAACGACTCGGCGTCGGTGCCCGACCACGCCGCCGGGTTCCAGGCGATGATCGACGCGTTCGCGAAGGTCGGCCCGTCGTTCGACGAGCACCCGCCCGCCGTCGTCGGCCACCGTGTCGTGCACGGGGGGACCACCTTCGACCGCGCGACCGTCGTCACGGACGAGGTCGAGCAGCAGATCGAGGACCTCAACAGCCTCGCGCCGCTGCACAACCCCGCGAACCTCGAGGGGATCCGGGCCGCGAAGCAGGTCTTCTCGGACGTCCCGCACGTCGCCGTGTTCGACACCGCGTTCCACCAGACGATGCCGCCGCACGCGTACACGTACGCGATCCCCGCCGACCTGGCCGCCGAGTACGGGATCCGCCGCTACGGCATGCACGGCACCAGCCACAAGTACGTCTCCGAGCAGGCCGCGGAGTTCCTCGACCGGCCGCTCGCCGAACTCAAGACGATCGTGCTGCACCTGGGCAACGGCGCCTCGGTCGCGGCCATCGACGGCGGGAGGTCCATCGAGACCTCGATGGGGCTCACGCCGCTCGAGGGGCTCGTCATGGGGACCCGCTCCGGCGACCTCGATCCCGCGGTGCTCATCCACCTGCACCGCGAGGCCGGGATGACCTTCGACGAGCTCGACACGATGCTCAACAAGCAGTCCGGTCTGCTCGGCCTGACCGGCAACGGTGACATGCGAGACGTGCAGGACGCGGCCACCAAGGGCGACGAGCAGGCGGAGGCGGCGCTCGCCGTGTACCGCCACCGCATCCGTCGCTACGTGGGCGCCTACACGGCGCAGCTCGGCGGGCTCGACGCGGTCGTGTTCACCGCGGGCGTCGGCGAGAACAACGCGCTGCTGCGACGGCGCGTGCTCGCGGGGCTCGAGCACCTGGGCATCGAGATCGACCCGGACCGCAACGAGCTGGCGTCGCGCGACGCCCGCCGCATCTCGACCGACGGCTCACGGGTCGCGGTGCTCGTGATCCCGACGAACGAGGAGCTCGAGATCGCCCGGCAGTCGGCTGCGGTCGCGCTCTGA
- the pta gene encoding phosphate acetyltransferase, producing the protein MSTRIYITSAEGHTGKSTVALGVLETLARSVGRVGVFRPVARSVVEPDYVLELLLQHTAVGISYDDAVGVTYDDVHADPEAALGTIVTRFAQVERQCDAVVVLGSDYTDVGSPTELSFNAKVAANLGAPVLLVLGGRDAAERAARTPEGMAQVADVTTSELRAAHAQLFGVVVNRADPDALAAIVTSVEQAVHDDHPDVPVWAIPEDRVLVAPTVRALLQATGATLVRGDDALLDREALGTVVAGMSMENVLPRLIEGGIVVVPGDRSDVLIATLLANQSETFPSLAGVILNGGFEIAPQVSRLLEGLSSSLPIAQNDLGTYDTALRITQTRGRLAADSPRKADLALALFEQHVDAEALRDRLQLAPSGVVTPLMFEHGLLDRARSYGKRIVLPEGEDDRILRAASTLLQRQVCELTILGDPAAIRTRATELGLDLEAAQLVSPFDPELRERFAEEYTRLRAHKGMSIELARDTVTDVSYFGTMMVQLGLADGMVSGAKHTTAHTIRPSFEIIKTRPDTSIVSSVFLMALADRVLVYGDCAVIPDPTSEQLADIAISSAETATQFGIDPRVAMLSYSTGDSGSGADVDKVRAGTAFVRDRRPDLLVEGPIQYDAAADPTVASTKMPGSPVAGRATVFIFPDLNTGNNTYKAVQRSAGAVAIGPVLQGLRKPINDLSRGALVGDIVNTVAITAIQAGTATDAA; encoded by the coding sequence GTGTCGACCCGCATCTACATCACGTCAGCAGAAGGGCACACGGGCAAGAGCACCGTCGCCCTCGGTGTCCTCGAGACCCTCGCCCGGTCCGTCGGCCGCGTCGGCGTGTTCCGGCCCGTCGCCCGCTCGGTCGTCGAACCCGACTACGTGCTCGAGCTGCTGCTGCAGCACACGGCCGTCGGCATCTCGTACGACGACGCGGTCGGCGTCACCTACGACGACGTGCACGCCGACCCCGAGGCGGCGCTCGGCACCATCGTCACCCGGTTCGCGCAGGTCGAGCGGCAGTGCGACGCCGTCGTGGTGCTCGGGTCCGACTACACCGACGTGGGCAGCCCCACCGAGCTGTCCTTCAACGCGAAGGTCGCCGCGAACCTCGGCGCTCCGGTGCTCCTCGTGCTGGGCGGCCGTGACGCCGCCGAACGTGCGGCGCGCACCCCCGAGGGCATGGCCCAGGTGGCGGACGTCACGACGAGCGAGCTGCGGGCGGCACACGCGCAGCTGTTCGGCGTCGTGGTGAACCGCGCCGACCCGGACGCCCTGGCCGCCATCGTGACGAGTGTCGAGCAGGCCGTGCACGACGACCACCCGGACGTCCCGGTGTGGGCGATCCCCGAGGACCGCGTGCTCGTCGCCCCGACGGTCCGCGCCCTGCTGCAGGCCACCGGCGCCACCCTGGTGCGCGGGGACGACGCCCTGCTCGACCGCGAGGCCCTCGGCACCGTCGTCGCGGGCATGAGCATGGAGAACGTGCTGCCCCGGCTCATCGAGGGCGGCATCGTGGTCGTCCCCGGCGACCGGAGCGACGTCCTCATCGCCACGCTGCTCGCCAACCAGTCCGAGACGTTCCCGAGCCTTGCCGGCGTCATCCTGAACGGCGGGTTCGAGATCGCCCCGCAGGTGTCCCGGCTGCTCGAGGGCCTGTCGAGCTCGCTGCCGATCGCGCAGAACGACCTCGGCACGTACGACACCGCCCTCCGGATCACCCAGACCCGTGGCCGTCTCGCCGCGGACTCGCCCCGGAAGGCCGACCTCGCGCTCGCCCTGTTCGAGCAGCACGTCGACGCCGAGGCCCTGCGCGACCGGCTGCAGCTCGCCCCGTCCGGGGTCGTCACGCCGCTCATGTTCGAGCACGGCCTGCTCGACCGGGCGCGCAGCTACGGCAAGCGCATCGTCCTGCCGGAGGGCGAGGACGACCGCATCCTCCGCGCCGCATCCACCCTGCTGCAGCGCCAGGTCTGCGAGCTGACGATCCTCGGCGACCCCGCCGCCATCCGTACGCGCGCGACCGAGCTCGGCCTCGACCTCGAGGCCGCGCAGCTCGTCTCGCCGTTCGACCCCGAGCTGCGGGAACGCTTCGCCGAGGAGTACACCCGGCTCCGCGCCCACAAGGGGATGTCGATCGAGCTCGCCCGCGACACCGTCACCGATGTCTCCTACTTCGGCACGATGATGGTGCAGCTCGGACTCGCCGACGGCATGGTCTCCGGCGCGAAGCACACCACCGCGCACACCATCCGGCCGTCGTTCGAGATCATCAAGACCCGTCCGGACACCTCGATCGTGTCCAGTGTGTTCCTGATGGCGCTCGCCGACCGCGTGCTCGTCTACGGCGACTGCGCGGTGATCCCGGACCCCACGAGCGAGCAGCTCGCCGACATCGCGATCTCGTCGGCCGAGACGGCGACCCAGTTCGGCATCGACCCCCGCGTCGCGATGCTCAGCTACTCCACCGGCGACAGCGGCTCCGGCGCCGACGTCGACAAGGTGCGCGCCGGCACCGCGTTCGTGCGGGACCGCCGACCCGACCTGCTCGTCGAGGGCCCGATCCAGTACGACGCCGCAGCCGACCCCACGGTCGCGTCGACCAAGATGCCGGGCTCCCCGGTCGCGGGTCGGGCGACGGTGTTCATCTTCCCGGACCTCAACACCGGCAACAACACGTACAAGGCCGTGCAGCGCTCGGCCGGCGCCGTGGCGATCGGCCCGGTCCTGCAGGGCCTGCGCAAGCCGATCAACGACCTGTCGCGCGGCGCCCTGGTGGGCGACATCGTGAACACCGTCGCCATCACCGCGATCCAGGCCGGCACCGCGACCGACGCGGCCTGA